A window of Myxococcus fulvus genomic DNA:
AGATGAAGGACGCCAAATCCCAGGGGAAACCCTACGAGGCCCCGGGCTGGGTGAAGGCCGCCAACCTCGCGGGAGCCGCCGCGATGGGGCCACTTGGCGCCGCGGAGCTGATCGCCCACTACGGTGTCAAGGACACCATCGAAATGCTCAAGTGGGGCGTCGAGCAGGGCGGCGAACTGGCCACGAAGCTGAAAGGGCTCCTGAAAGAGGCCTCCAAGGATCTGCCAGAGAGCCTGCTAGAGGCCTCCAGGAAGTGGGGCCGCTGAAACGCACGTCGTCTCCTGGCGCCATCGGAGGAGATGGCGCCAGGGCTCCACGTGACGCCGCGATGGGGAGGTCTGGGCGTGGGCAATGCGCGGCTGCGCGGACAGGGTTCGTGGAAGGTGCGCGGGAAGAACGCGCGCGGCGTTCGTTGGGTTCTCGCGGTGCGAAGGAAGACACCGCGATATCAGCGCACACCCGGGGGCCGGTCCCGGAGCGCAGGGGAATCCATATGCAGACAATGACTCACACCCGCCACCGTGGTTGGCGGACGACCACGCTCGCCGTGACGACGATGGCCCTGTTGTTGGGGGCCTGCGGGCCCGAGGCGACCGTGCCCGAGGCGGAGACGCTCACGGACACGGGGGCGGCGACCACGGCGGCCTTCGCGGCCTGGAGCGCGAAGAACGTCGTGACGACGGAGGAGGGCCACTTCCTGGTCGAGGGGGACATGCGGATGCTGGACCTGGCGGAGGTCCGCCGGTACTGGGAGAGCTTCACGAACAACCCCAACGCGCTGTCTGTCTTCCGGGTGGGCGGGGCGGACGCGGCCTGGAGCCGCGCGGACCGCGAGGCCATCACCTACTGCATCCGTCCCACGGACTTCGGCGCGGACTACGACCGCGTGGTGGAGTTCATGCACCGCGCCGCCTCCGGCTGGGAGGGCGCGGCCAACGTGAAGTTCGTGCACCTGAAGGCGCTGGACTCGTCCACCTGCAATCGCAGCAACAACCTGGTGAAGTACAACGTCGAGCGCAACCCCACCTTCACCGGCCTGTCGGCGGGCATGGGGTTCCCGACGTACTCGCGGCCCACGCGCTTCCTGGAGCTGGGCCCCACGTCGACGTGGACGGATGCGGAGCTCATCGCCGTGCTGACGCACGAGTTCGGCCACGCGCTGGGCTTCGTGCACGAGCACGACACCGCGTCGGGCTGCGGGATGGTGATGACGGGGAGCTATCGGCCGCTGACGTGCTACGACGGCCGGGGCGCCATGCACTACCCGTCGATGCCGGGCTGGCTGGACCCGTCGCGCACGCTGAACTTCATCTCGCAGCGGGACGTGGAGGGCTCGCAGGCGCTCTACGAGGCGCCGACCAACGTGCTGAGCACGTCCAGCGGCACGGTGTACGCGCGCAAGCGCTCGACGGGGGACCTCTACCGGCG
This region includes:
- a CDS encoding M57 family metalloprotease — protein: MQTMTHTRHRGWRTTTLAVTTMALLLGACGPEATVPEAETLTDTGAATTAAFAAWSAKNVVTTEEGHFLVEGDMRMLDLAEVRRYWESFTNNPNALSVFRVGGADAAWSRADREAITYCIRPTDFGADYDRVVEFMHRAASGWEGAANVKFVHLKALDSSTCNRSNNLVKYNVERNPTFTGLSAGMGFPTYSRPTRFLELGPTSTWTDAELIAVLTHEFGHALGFVHEHDTASGCGMVMTGSYRPLTCYDGRGAMHYPSMPGWLDPSRTLNFISQRDVEGSQALYEAPTNVLSTSSGTVYARKRSTGDLYRRDALVWTLVGGPGQAFVAVGNTLYGQTPGGGYPVQFLGSSWVGIGGNAGQIFACAGALCATDKVTGNVSRYNAATGVWTVIGGPGSRFAATTTQVFGLGPWQDDYTALYSGAGSSWSVVGGGASELVGGGTKMYRLTNDKGLIQRYDGGSTWTSIGYSGRSYVAVGNDVYGLRPDGSFIMKFAGTVWNSIHGSASRIFSSNGYLLAQNLDDTIERYDPVTNTWTNLGKP